The genomic stretch CTCCAGCCAGACCGAGCGGCGGCGTTCGCGGATTACCGCGCGGCCGATCATCTGGCCCGAGATTTTGCGCTTGCGCTCGCCGATCACCCGGTCGATCGCCGCGCCGACCGCGGCGATCCGGCGCGCGATGTCGCCTTCCGGCACCCGCGCCGCAAAGCCCTGCGGAAATTCCTCGGCGATGAAGCCGGTCGACAGATCGCCCTCGCGCCAGCGCGGATGCGTCATCAGCGCCGACAGGAACGGAATATTGTGGCGGATGCCGTCGATATAAAACGAGTCCAGCGCATGCGCCTGGGCCTCGATGGCGGCGGCGCGCGATGGTCCATGGGTGACCAGCTTGGCGATCATCGGATCGTAATAGATCGCGATCTCGCCGCCCTCCTGCACGCCGGTATCATTGCGCACGGTGATGCCGTCGGAATTGCTCTCCGCCGGCGGGCGATACTTCACCAGCCGGCCGATCGAGGGCATGAAATTGCGGAACGGATCCTCGGCATAGACCCGGGATTCCACCGCCCAGCCGGTCAGCGTGACATCCTTCTGAGCGATCGCGAGCTTTTCACCCGCCGCGACCCTGATCATCTGCTCGACGAGGTCAATGCCGGTGATCATTTCGGTCACCGGATGCTCGACTTGCAGCCTTGTGTTCATCTCCAGGAAGAAGAAGCTCTTGTCCTGGCCGGCGACGAATTCGACGGTGCCGGCGGAATCGTATTGGACCGCCTTGGCCAGCGCCACCGCTTGCTCGCCCATCTTGCGGCGGGTGGCCTCGTCGAGCAGCGGCGACGGCGCCTCCTCGATCACCTTCTGGTTGCGGCGCTGGATCGAACATTCGCGCTCGCCGAGATAAATCACATTGCCATGCTTGTCGCCCAGCACCTGGATCTCGATGTGGCGCGGGTCGACGATGAATTTCTCGATGAACACCCGGTCGTCGCCGAATGAGGATTTGGCTTCCGCGGTGGCCAGGTCGAATCCCTCGGCGACCTCGGAGGTCGAATGCGCGATCCGCATCCCCTTGCCGCCGCCGCCGGCGGAGGCCTTGATCATCACCGGATAGCCGATCTCGTCGGCGATCTGGACCGCGTGGGCGGTGTCGCGGATCACGCCGAGATGGCCCGGCACGGTGGACACATTGGCCTTGGCGGCGGCCTTCTTGGATTCGATCTTGTCGCCCATCGCGGCGATCGCGCCTGGATTGGGGCCGATGAAGACGATGCCGGCGGCCTCGAGCGCGCGCGGAAAGGATTCGCGCTCCGACAGGAAGCCATAGCCAGGATGCACCGCCTCGGCGCCGGTCTGGCGGCAGGCCTCGATGATCTTCTCCATCACCAGATAGCTCTCGGACGCCGCCGGTGGCCCGATCAGCACCGCCTCGTCGGCCATTTCGACGTGCAGCGCGTCACGATCGGCCTCGGAATAGACGGCGACGGTCTCGATTCCCATGCGCCGGGCGGTTTTGATGACCCGGCAGGCGATCTCGCCGCGGTTGGCGATCAGAATGCGTTTGAACATGTGCTTTTGCTTGCAACCTTGGGGTGGGCAGCCCTCCCGGTCGGGACGGCAATCTGGGAGCGCGACTGCTTGTAACAATTCTGACGCTGAGGAAAACTAGATATTGCGCAGGGGGGCCCCCATTCGCCTTTGTTCCCCCGCAGCCGCACTGCGCAAGCGCCGCCGTCATCCGGCCGGCAGCCTACAGCGGCGGGACGCAGCTCTGCTGCTTTCGCCCAGAATAACGCCTCGAAACCCCATTCCCGCCCGGTTTGGACGGATGAAGCAAGCTGCACCGCGCCCGGCATTACCAGCGGTGGGCGCAACAGCGCCAATGTTCCCGAATCTGGATTGGCGGGTTCGGCCGATCCGGCGGAAAGGCGCGGCGCGCGCCCCGGCAATGTCAGCCAGAGGCGGCCGATGGACCAAGCACCCGCTTGCCCGGCGCCTGAATTGAACGGTTACGGCGCCAAGGCCGCGGTCAAATCGCCCAAAGGCGGCTGGCCGTGGGCTTTGAGGGCCGCGTCCCGGGCCACGAGGCCGGGCAGCACCGGAAGTTCAAACCGCTTGGTGATGAACCGCAGAATCGATGTGGTGTCGTAGAATGTGTGGTCCACGGCGCCCTTCTTGGCCAAAGGCGACACGATCAGGGTCGGAATCCGCGAACCCGGCCCCCAACGATCGGCCTTGGGCGGCGCGACGTGATCCCAGAAGCCGCCGTTTTCGTCATAGGTGACGACGACCAGCATGTGGTCCCATTGCGGGCTCTTTTGCAGATGGGCAATGATGTCGGCGATATGGGCGTCGCCGGACTGCACATCGGTGTAGCCGGGGTGTTCGTTGAGATTGCCTTGCGGCTTGTAGAATGTGACCGCCGGCAGCTTGCCGGCGTCGATGTCCTTGATCAGGACCTCGCCATTCATGCCGCCATCCCGGAGATGCTCGGCCCGCGCCGAGGTGCCGGGCGCATAAGTGTCGAAGAAATTGAACGGCTGGTGGTGAAACTGGAAGTTCGGCACCGGCTTGCCGCGGTTGCCGTCGAGCGTCGCCTGCCAGGCGCCGGCGTACCACGCCCAGCTCACGCCCTTCTGGCTCAGCAATTCACCGATCGTCGTCTCGTGCTGCGGCGGCAGCGTGTTCGGCGCGGCCGGATCGGCGAAGCGCGGATCGCCGTCCTTGGCCGGCTTGTTGTTGCTCGGCTGATACGGCGGCTGCATCGTGTTGACGGCATAGAAATCCGGCGAGATCTGACCGTTATTGACGAATTTCGGAATTCCATCCATCGCCGATTTCGGCGAATTCGCCGCCAGCGTCAGCGAGACGCCGTCGGGTTCGACCGCGGCGATCAGCCCCTTGGCCGGACTCTTGTCGGCGTCGGGGTATTTCGGCACGCAGGCGCAGACCAGCTGAAAATGATTGAGGAAGGAGCCGCCAAAGGCGCCTTGAAAGAAATTATCGGCCAGCACGTATTCCCTGGCGATATTCCACAGCGGCAGTTTGGAGCCGTCGTAATGGCCCATCACCAACCCGCCGGCATCCGCATAGGCGGCGAATTTATCGTTCTTGCCGCCATCGATCTGCATCTGGTTCTGGAAAAACAGATGCCACAGATCGTGGGTCACGACCCCGAGCGGCGTCGCCAGACTTTTGGGATCGTCGATCGCAAACGGCCGGTTTGGCATCAACTCGGTCTGCGCTTCGGTCACCACCGGCGTCACGCCTTTGGCGGTCAAACCATTCCAGACCGGCGGCAAGGTTTTCAGCGGCGTGCCGTCGCGGTCGAGCTGGACGTATTGATCGGGCGTGACGTTCTGCAAGCCGTTGGCGCCCGGGAAATAGCCGTAGAGATTATCGAAGGACCGGTTCTCGGCGTAGATCACCACCACCGTATCGATGGCTTTGATCCCGGATGTCTGTGCCGTCGCCGGCTGGCCCCAGACCGCCGGCAGCGCCAGCGCGGCTGACAGAACAACGGATTGCAGTGGACGAGACATTCGGATCGCTCCTCGAAGGATGGCCTTGATTGGAACAATCCTAAACTGGCTTCGATGTCAGTCGGATGAAGGCATGGCAGGCTTGCGCGGCACTTCGGTCAGACCGTTGTCATGAAAGCACGGCAGGTTATTGCCATGATCAGACCCGGCATCTTTTTGTATTCCCTGGTGGTGCTGGCCGCGCTGGGCTTGACCGGCGCGACCCGCGCCGAAGCCGACGGCCTCACCCGGGCGCAGGCTTTTGCCAGGGCCGCGGCGCTGGAAGCGCTCGGCGCCAAGATCTTTGCCGATCGCGCGCTGTCGAGGTCCGGGCAACTGGCCTGCTCCAGCTGCCACGATCCGGCCCATGGCTTCGGCCCCGGCAATGACCGCGCCATGCAATTCGGCGGCAAGGATTTGCGGCAAACCGGCTTTCGCGCCACCCCGGCGCTGACTTATCTGCAAGCGGTGCCGCAGTTTTCCGAACACTATTACGAATCCGAGGACGAAGCCGACGCCAGCATCGACAATGGCCCGACCGGCGGCCTGACCTGGGACGGAAGGGTCGACCACGCCAGCGATCAGGCCCGGATTCCGCTGCTGGCGCCGTTCGAGATGGATAGCAGCGTCGCCACCGTCGCCGCGGCCTTGCGCAAGGCCGCCTATGCGGGCGAGATCAAGGCCATCTTCGGCGACGCTATTTTCAACGATCCGGACCAGACCTTTGCCGCCGCGCTGAAGGCGCTGGCGGTGTATCAGCAGAATGCCGCGACCTTCTATCCGTATTCCAGCAAATACGACGCCTATCTGGCCGGCCGTGCCAGGCTGACCGACCAGGAAGCGCGCGGGCTCGCGGCGTTCAACGATCCGGCCAAGGGCAATTGCGGCAATTGTCACCGCAGCGAACGCGCCGACGACGGCAGCGCGCCGCAATTCTCCGATTTCGGCATGATCGCGCTGGGCGTGCCGCGCAACCGCGCGATCGCCGCCAATGCCGATCCGGGCTTCTTCGATCTCGGCCTGTGCGGCCCGCTGCGCGCGGACTTCAAGGGCCGGGATGATTATTGCGGACTGTTCCGGGCGCCGTCCCTGCGCAACGTCGCGCTGCGCAAAACCTTTTTCCACAACGGCGTGATCAAGAGCCTGCACGACGCGGTCGAATTCTACGCCACCCGCGACACCGATCCGGGCCGCTGGTATCCGCGCAGGGCCGACGGCAGCATCGACAAATTCGACGATCTGCCGGCGCGCTACCGCGGCAACATCAATATGGAGCCGCCATTCGGCGGCAAGCCGGGCGATCCGCCGGCGCTGTCATCGGCCGAGATCGACGATATCGTCGCCTTTCTCGGCACTTTGACCGATGGCTATCGGCCTGCGCCAGCTGGGCAGCAACCGGGTGATGCGCCGCCGAAGGCCGTCGCCAATCGCCCATAGCTGGATACAATAATGGCGGGGCCAGGCCCCGCCATTATCGATTCAGGAAAATTTCGCCGGGCTCACATGCCGAGGTCGAACACGTTGGGCAGATGCTGCACCAGCGGCAGCGTCGCGGCGCCGATCACGGTGGCGGCGATCAATCGCATCAAAGCGAGGTTGTTGCGGCGGTTGCTGCGCATCTGCCGGCCGATCCACTCCAGCACCTCGATATTGACGCCGATCGCCTGGGTTGGGGCCCAGCTCTCGATCGCGACATCCGGCGACAGCGCCACGCTGCGCGACGGCACCGGCAGACCGGATGCGGCGGCGGCGTGGTGGACGATGGCCTTGGCGAACAGATCGTCGAACGATCCCTCGTCCTTCCGCTCGGCGGCGGCGTCGTTGATCTCGAACAGCGCCTCGGCCTCGGCCCGGCTGACCGGCTGGTTCGCGACCGCATCGGCGGTCAGGATCTGCACGCACCAGGCAGCGTCTGCGGCATCGAGCGTTCGCGAGAAATGGACGCGACCCCGGGTGGTCGGTCCTTCTCCGGTGATCACGCCGTCGCGCACAATGCCGAGGGCCTGTGCAGCGGTAAAGCGGTCCGCGATCCGGGAGGGGTCGATGATGCCGATCTCTTCGGCATGGGCGGCGGCAGTCATGGGTCTCGCTCTTCTCTTTGAACTTTGTGGTCAAATCCAGCATTTCCATGCTGGCGTAAACGGGTGGTTAAGACTTCAACGTTGGTACCAAGCAATCGGCATTGGCCGTGAGATTTACTCGCATGGTTGCCAAATTATCTCGGTGACCTGCGTCACAGCCGGAGTGATCGCAGCCTGCTTCGGCGGCGATGCGGCGCGCTCGCGGCGACATCAAGGCAACGGCAAATTCGTCGAGGCTGTGATGGCTCCTGCTACACGCCAACAAAGAGGCCGGCGCCACCGGCGCCGGCCTCCCTCATTTGAACGCAATCGCGCCACGCTCGCTAGATTTTGGTTGAGATCCAGTTCGCCAGTAACAACCCCAGTGAGGCGGAGAAGGCGGTGGCAAAGGCGCCCCAGGAGATATCGACCATCACCACCGGCCAGGTCCAATGCTTCAACAATGCCAAAGCGGTCAGCTCGAATGTCGCGTAGCAGAACAGCCCGAACAGCGCGCCATAGAGCAACGCCGATTGCCAGGTCGCATCGGACGAGCCGTTAACGAAGATGACGATACCGACGACATAGAGCAGATAGAATAGGATCGCCGGCGCCAGCCTGACCTGGCCGAGCATGTCGCCGACCTGTGAATTGAAGAAGTTCTTGGCGATCGTTCCCAGGAACAGGAAATCCAGCGGAATTAGGATGATGAAAGTTGCCAGATAGAGAATGCCGTAGCGCTTCAAATCGCCCTCCAATGTGATTTGGGTTCCGTCCAGTTCCAATACGTTCCAAATTGTTGAAGGTTGCAATCCTCCTCGCCGGGAGATTGCTGACCCACAAGGTCGAATTCGGATGACAATCTCCTGATGCCCCACGCCACCGCTCCTCCATCGATCGTCTGGTTCCGCGACGATTTGCGCCTGTCCGACCACCCGGCGCTGCACGCAGCGGCGCAGACCGGGGCGCCGCTGGTCTGCCTTTATGTCCTGGATCAAGACAGTTCAGCGATCAGGCCGCTCGGCGGCGCGGCGCGCTGGTGGTTGTCCCGCTCGCTGCAGTCGCTGCAGGCCAGCCTGACGTCAGGTGGCGGCTCATTGTTACTGCGTCGTGGTCCGGCCGCCGCCGTCATCGCGGCGCTCGCCTCCGAGATCGATGCCGCCGCGGTGTATTGGAACGAAAGCGAGGTCGCCGCGGATCGCGCCGTGGCCGACAACCTGGCGATCGCGCTGGCCGATCTCGGGATCGCCGCGCATCGCTGTCGCGGCGATCTGCTGGTGGCGCCAAGCCAGATCCGCACCAAGGACGGCAGGGGCTTGCGGGTGTTCACGCCGTTCTGGAAGCGGGTGCAAATGCAGGGCGCGCCGCCCAAGCCGCTGCCTGCACCGGCGACGCTGCCACCCTCGCCTCGCCTGCCTGGCGACGCGATAGCCGACTGGCATCTGGAACCGACGCAGCCGGATTGGGCAGGCGGCTTGCGTGCGAGCTGGATTCCGGGCGAAGCCGCCGCGCAGGCGCGGCTGGCCCAATTCCTTGCCGGCGTGTCGGACTATGCGACGGCGCGCGACCGACCGGATATCGACGCCACCTCGGGCCTGTCGCCGCATCTGCGGTTCGGCGAAATCAGTCCGCGTCAGGTCTGGCAAGCCGCGCGCTTTGCCGCCGCCGAACGTCCGGCCACCGCCGGCGATGTCGACAAATTTCTCAGCGAGCTGGGCTGGCGCGAGTTCTGCCGACACCTGCTGTTCGATCGGCCCGATCTGGCACGGAGCAATTTGCAGCCGGCGTTCGACGTCTTTCCTTGGAGGCATGACGCCGAAGCGCTGCTTGCCTGGCAGCGCGGCCGCACCGGCTATCCGATCGTCGACGCCGGAATGCGGCAGCTGTGGGCACAGCGGGACGATGCACAACCGGGTGCGGATGGTGGTGGCGTCGTTCCTGGTCAAGCATCTGCTGATCGACTGGCGTCACGGCGAACAATGGTTCTGGGACACGCTGGTCGATGCCGATCCCGGCAGCAATCCGGCGAACTGGCAATGGGTCGCGGGCTGCGGCGCCGATGCCGCGCCCTATTTCCGGGTGTTCAATCCGATCCTGCAGGGCGAGAAGTTCGATCCCGGCGGCGACTATGTCCGCCGCTGGGTTCCTCAGATCGCCGGCCTGCCGACCAGGTTGATCCACCAGCCATGGACCGCCACGCCGCTCGAATGCGCCGCCGCCGGCGTCACGCTTGGCGGCAACTACCCGCACCCGATCGTCGATCACAAGGTCGGACGGCTGCGCGCATTGGACGCCTACGACACGGTGCGTAACCGATGATTCAGCGTCAGCTTGTCAACACCAAATCCGCGAATCGGCTATCGTTATTTGTCACTAACCTTTTGAGGGGGATACCATGGACGACGATAAGCCGATGCTTGATCAAATGACCGACGTCATCAGCGACGCGGTGCAGGCAACCAAGAAGCTGGCCAAGAAGGCCCGCAAGGCCGCCACCAAGGCCACGAAGACGACCGCCAAGAAAGTGACGCCGGCCAAGAAAACGGCCAAGAAAGCCCCGGCGAAAAAGGCCAAGAAAGTCGCGGCGAAGAAGGCCGCTGGCAAGAAGTCGGCGGTGAAGACC from Rhodopseudomonas sp. BAL398 encodes the following:
- a CDS encoding acetyl/propionyl/methylcrotonyl-CoA carboxylase subunit alpha produces the protein MFKRILIANRGEIACRVIKTARRMGIETVAVYSEADRDALHVEMADEAVLIGPPAASESYLVMEKIIEACRQTGAEAVHPGYGFLSERESFPRALEAAGIVFIGPNPGAIAAMGDKIESKKAAAKANVSTVPGHLGVIRDTAHAVQIADEIGYPVMIKASAGGGGKGMRIAHSTSEVAEGFDLATAEAKSSFGDDRVFIEKFIVDPRHIEIQVLGDKHGNVIYLGERECSIQRRNQKVIEEAPSPLLDEATRRKMGEQAVALAKAVQYDSAGTVEFVAGQDKSFFFLEMNTRLQVEHPVTEMITGIDLVEQMIRVAAGEKLAIAQKDVTLTGWAVESRVYAEDPFRNFMPSIGRLVKYRPPAESNSDGITVRNDTGVQEGGEIAIYYDPMIAKLVTHGPSRAAAIEAQAHALDSFYIDGIRHNIPFLSALMTHPRWREGDLSTGFIAEEFPQGFAARVPEGDIARRIAAVGAAIDRVIGERKRKISGQMIGRAVIRERRRSVWLERSEVPLDIIREGEDFVVRFVGPDGALGQPHLLSSPWIPGDPVWQGTVDGYAIAVQVRPIPNGVRLAHQGYEVAVNVFTEREASSARWMLVGNKADTGKKVLCPMPGLVVSIAVAEGQEIKAGETLAVVEAMKMQNVLRAERDGVVKKIHATAGATLAVDAVILEFA
- a CDS encoding acid phosphatase; the protein is MSRPLQSVVLSAALALPAVWGQPATAQTSGIKAIDTVVVIYAENRSFDNLYGYFPGANGLQNVTPDQYVQLDRDGTPLKTLPPVWNGLTAKGVTPVVTEAQTELMPNRPFAIDDPKSLATPLGVVTHDLWHLFFQNQMQIDGGKNDKFAAYADAGGLVMGHYDGSKLPLWNIAREYVLADNFFQGAFGGSFLNHFQLVCACVPKYPDADKSPAKGLIAAVEPDGVSLTLAANSPKSAMDGIPKFVNNGQISPDFYAVNTMQPPYQPSNNKPAKDGDPRFADPAAPNTLPPQHETTIGELLSQKGVSWAWYAGAWQATLDGNRGKPVPNFQFHHQPFNFFDTYAPGTSARAEHLRDGGMNGEVLIKDIDAGKLPAVTFYKPQGNLNEHPGYTDVQSGDAHIADIIAHLQKSPQWDHMLVVVTYDENGGFWDHVAPPKADRWGPGSRIPTLIVSPLAKKGAVDHTFYDTTSILRFITKRFELPVLPGLVARDAALKAHGQPPLGDLTAALAP
- a CDS encoding cytochrome-c peroxidase, producing MIRPGIFLYSLVVLAALGLTGATRAEADGLTRAQAFARAAALEALGAKIFADRALSRSGQLACSSCHDPAHGFGPGNDRAMQFGGKDLRQTGFRATPALTYLQAVPQFSEHYYESEDEADASIDNGPTGGLTWDGRVDHASDQARIPLLAPFEMDSSVATVAAALRKAAYAGEIKAIFGDAIFNDPDQTFAAALKALAVYQQNAATFYPYSSKYDAYLAGRARLTDQEARGLAAFNDPAKGNCGNCHRSERADDGSAPQFSDFGMIALGVPRNRAIAANADPGFFDLGLCGPLRADFKGRDDYCGLFRAPSLRNVALRKTFFHNGVIKSLHDAVEFYATRDTDPGRWYPRRADGSIDKFDDLPARYRGNINMEPPFGGKPGDPPALSSAEIDDIVAFLGTLTDGYRPAPAGQQPGDAPPKAVANRP
- a CDS encoding DUF2177 family protein produces the protein MKRYGILYLATFIILIPLDFLFLGTIAKNFFNSQVGDMLGQVRLAPAILFYLLYVVGIVIFVNGSSDATWQSALLYGALFGLFCYATFELTALALLKHWTWPVVMVDISWGAFATAFSASLGLLLANWISTKI